One window of the Archangium primigenium genome contains the following:
- a CDS encoding SMP-30/gluconolactonase/LRE family protein has translation MSATTPVRCVLKAQSLNGESPVWDAASGRLFWQCLREPALHVFDPRTGQDSAWEMPAALGAFALTDTGAVVALSTGLFDFTFADGALRFLAPPPFDPRRFVFNDGGLDRQGRLWIGPMYEPLQPGDASPAPREAPFWRYDGGGRWHAGTRPVKTANGLAFSPDGRTMYYGDTLQKTLWAADYDPALGQPVNERVFARVEEGTGPDGASVDAEGFLWCAIHGAGKVLRFDPQGRVEREVRMPVQYPTMPTFGGDDLRTVYVTSANHTLSPEERRQRPEEGNLFAFEAPVAGLPRPRLDPSRK, from the coding sequence ATGAGCGCGACGACTCCGGTGCGATGTGTCCTCAAGGCCCAGTCCCTCAACGGCGAGAGTCCCGTCTGGGACGCGGCCTCGGGGCGGCTGTTCTGGCAGTGCCTGCGCGAGCCCGCGCTCCATGTCTTCGACCCGCGCACGGGCCAGGACAGCGCCTGGGAGATGCCGGCGGCCCTTGGCGCCTTCGCCCTCACGGACACGGGCGCCGTGGTGGCGCTGAGCACCGGCCTGTTCGACTTCACCTTCGCGGACGGCGCGCTGCGCTTCCTCGCGCCCCCGCCCTTCGATCCCCGCCGCTTCGTCTTCAACGACGGCGGCCTGGACCGCCAGGGCCGGCTGTGGATCGGCCCCATGTACGAGCCGCTCCAACCCGGGGACGCGAGCCCCGCCCCGCGCGAGGCCCCCTTCTGGCGCTACGACGGCGGCGGCCGGTGGCACGCGGGCACGCGCCCGGTGAAGACGGCCAACGGCCTGGCGTTCAGTCCGGATGGCCGCACCATGTACTACGGCGACACGCTCCAGAAGACGCTCTGGGCCGCGGACTATGACCCGGCGCTCGGCCAGCCGGTGAACGAGCGCGTCTTCGCGCGCGTGGAGGAGGGCACCGGGCCGGATGGCGCCAGCGTGGACGCGGAGGGCTTCCTGTGGTGCGCCATCCACGGCGCCGGCAAGGTGCTGCGCTTCGACCCCCAGGGCCGCGTGGAGCGCGAGGTGCGCATGCCGGTGCAGTACCCCACCATGCCCACCTTCGGCGGGGACGACCTGCGCACCGTGTACGTCACCTCGGCCAACCACACGCTCAGCCCCGAGGAGCGGCGGCAGCGGCCCGAGGAGGGCAACCTGTTCGCCTTCGAGGCGCCCGTGGCGGGCCTCCCCCGTCCGCGCCTCGACCCGTCGCGCAAGTAG
- a CDS encoding serine/threonine-protein kinase, with protein MDPLPSTRPDADGWTPPEAFDEYRLVRPLGQGATGQVYLAHDTLLDRPVAVKFVRALGPGALSRFLVEARAAARLQHPNVVTLYRVGQWDSRPYLISEFVRGTSLDRLPRPLPWERVWAIGRELARGLGAAHRRGVLHRDIKPANALLTETGEVKLLDFGLAKLLDAEAPAREDTPPAGGWEPGEEGEPEGALAGSLDGMSLPTLPEGTRVGTPYFMSPEAWAGDVLTARSDVYSLGLLLYELCAGQGPFRHVPPRELCLAVCSRDARPLAEAVPGVDPDFAAVVDTCLRLVPGERFASAVSLLDALGHLTRDARADALPEGNPYRGLQPFEAEHRALFFGRQREQREVLERLRSEPFLLVTGDSGVGKSSLCLAGVLPRLGDGALEDGRRWRGARLIPGRRPLHALAAALAPVLDLDEEGLANLVRADPTGLARQLRVRLRGDEGVVLYVDQLEELVTLAEADQAARVGQALGELAAGVSGVRLLATGRSDFLTRLTAVPGLGAFVPGALFLLRALGPEEIHEAVVGPARAKDVRFESEALVHTLVTSISATEGGLPLLQFALAELWEARDEARGVITPEALEGLGGVAGALARHADAAVERLLPDQRAVARGVLLRLITPEGTRARKTDDELVGADPRQRAVLEALVRARLLVAREVEGGTSYALAHEVLLGGWGTLARWLAEAAEHRIIQARLEAASARWEQEGRERALLWGSRQLAEARQLEPSALTLRERAFLEASRRTRLHRRRLGLALAVGFGLSFVTVQAGPRLFATAHEAGTREDLTRAAHCLAQARHEREALRHAREEAHQHYRAGRGAEGDAAWARAAVAERALHRLLDEAGALLERSRE; from the coding sequence GCCCGTCTCCAGCACCCCAACGTCGTCACCCTCTACCGGGTGGGCCAATGGGACAGCCGCCCCTACCTCATCTCGGAGTTCGTCCGGGGGACGTCGTTGGACCGGCTGCCCCGGCCGCTGCCCTGGGAGCGGGTGTGGGCGATCGGCCGGGAGCTGGCGCGGGGGCTGGGCGCGGCGCACCGGCGCGGCGTGCTGCACCGCGACATCAAGCCGGCCAACGCGCTGCTCACCGAGACGGGCGAGGTGAAGCTCCTGGACTTCGGGCTCGCCAAGCTCCTGGACGCCGAGGCGCCCGCGCGCGAGGACACGCCGCCCGCGGGCGGATGGGAGCCCGGGGAGGAGGGCGAGCCCGAGGGGGCGCTGGCCGGTTCGCTGGACGGCATGAGCCTGCCCACCCTGCCCGAGGGCACCCGCGTGGGCACGCCCTACTTCATGTCCCCCGAGGCGTGGGCGGGCGACGTGCTCACCGCGCGCAGTGACGTGTACTCGCTGGGGCTCTTGCTCTACGAGCTGTGCGCGGGGCAGGGGCCCTTCCGGCACGTGCCGCCCCGGGAGCTGTGCCTGGCGGTGTGCTCGCGCGATGCGCGCCCCCTGGCCGAGGCCGTGCCGGGGGTGGATCCGGACTTCGCGGCGGTGGTGGACACGTGCCTGCGGCTGGTGCCCGGCGAGCGCTTCGCCTCGGCGGTGTCGCTCCTGGACGCGCTCGGCCACCTCACGCGCGACGCGCGGGCGGACGCGCTGCCCGAGGGCAACCCGTACCGGGGCCTGCAGCCCTTCGAGGCCGAGCACCGCGCGCTCTTCTTCGGCCGACAGCGCGAGCAGCGCGAGGTGCTCGAGCGGCTGCGCTCCGAGCCCTTCCTGCTCGTCACCGGGGATTCGGGCGTGGGCAAGTCCTCGCTGTGTCTGGCGGGCGTGCTGCCGCGGCTCGGGGACGGCGCGCTGGAGGACGGGCGGCGCTGGCGCGGCGCGCGGCTCATCCCCGGCCGGCGCCCGCTCCACGCGCTCGCCGCCGCGCTCGCCCCGGTGCTGGACCTGGACGAGGAGGGGCTCGCCAACCTCGTGCGCGCGGACCCCACGGGCCTGGCGCGCCAGCTGCGCGTGCGGCTGCGCGGGGACGAGGGCGTGGTGCTCTACGTGGACCAGCTGGAGGAGCTGGTGACGCTCGCCGAGGCGGACCAGGCGGCGCGCGTGGGACAGGCGCTCGGGGAGCTCGCCGCGGGCGTGTCCGGCGTGCGCCTCCTGGCCACCGGCCGCAGTGACTTCCTCACCCGGCTCACCGCGGTGCCCGGCCTGGGCGCGTTCGTGCCCGGCGCGCTCTTCCTCCTGCGCGCCCTGGGGCCGGAGGAGATCCACGAGGCGGTGGTGGGCCCGGCGCGCGCCAAGGACGTGCGCTTCGAGTCCGAGGCCCTGGTGCACACGCTCGTCACCTCCATCTCCGCCACGGAGGGCGGCCTGCCGCTGCTCCAGTTCGCGCTCGCGGAGCTGTGGGAGGCGCGCGACGAGGCCCGGGGCGTCATCACCCCCGAGGCGCTGGAGGGGCTGGGCGGCGTGGCGGGGGCGCTCGCCCGGCACGCGGACGCGGCGGTGGAGCGGCTTCTGCCGGACCAGCGCGCGGTGGCGCGGGGCGTGCTCCTGCGTCTCATCACCCCGGAGGGCACCCGGGCGCGCAAGACGGACGACGAGCTGGTGGGCGCGGACCCCCGCCAGCGCGCGGTGCTGGAGGCGCTGGTGCGCGCGCGGCTGCTCGTGGCGCGCGAGGTGGAGGGGGGCACCTCCTACGCGCTGGCCCACGAGGTGCTGCTCGGCGGGTGGGGCACGCTCGCGCGGTGGCTCGCCGAGGCCGCCGAGCACCGGATCATCCAGGCGCGCCTGGAGGCCGCCTCCGCGCGCTGGGAGCAGGAGGGTCGCGAGCGCGCGCTCCTGTGGGGCTCGCGGCAGCTCGCCGAGGCGCGCCAGCTGGAGCCCTCGGCGCTCACCCTGCGCGAGCGCGCCTTCCTGGAGGCCTCGCGCCGCACCCGGCTGCACCGTCGGCGGCTGGGGCTCGCGCTGGCCGTGGGCTTCGGGCTGTCGTTCGTCACCGTCCAGGCCGGCCCCCGGCTGTTCGCGACGGCCCACGAGGCCGGGACGCGCGAGGACCTCACGCGCGCGGCCCACTGCCTGGCGCAGGCCCGGCACGAGCGCGAGGCGCTGCGGCACGCGCGCGAGGAGGCCCACCAGCACTACCGGGCGGGGCGCGGGGCGGAGGGCGACGCGGCCTGGGCGCGCGCCGCCGTGGCCGAGCGCGCCCTGCACCGGCTCCTGGACGAGGCCGGTGCGCTCCTGGAGCGCTCGCGGGAGTAG